One Frankia alni ACN14a DNA window includes the following coding sequences:
- a CDS encoding Eco57I restriction-modification methylase domain-containing protein, giving the protein MFDSIHNVGEFLSDHWLASVFPGQLRTLTKEWSERDAHGKPSPLRGLVAASGPFAKAKGRLPEPRQDAEARVSRARAVAGAAELVEAAGALHDLLLTAAGFDVKRQELTTEHGGLELAVPLTVRAQSHSGEALHILEALPAAGEDDLFDRDGAGRLLRPLRVIRSAENVQEIAAVTEALSTLFLSASPPRYAMVVAGGWLLLTDAARWSEGRYLVFDADTALARRQDTASGELAWHAGLWSADVLLPAGDEPASRLDGYLDESVKHAVGVSKDLREGLRESVEILANEVVAQRRAQGLPVEDLPELPRELVAQSLRFLYRILFLLYAEARPELGVLPVGAPEYGAGYGLDRLRDLLQVKLTSPAMRDGRHLHESLKLLFGLVNNGHRYRNGAGDDRADDGLRFEPLKSDLFDPGHAPLVDTLPLRNEALQQILALLLLSKERKGRDRGFVSYAQLGINQLGAVYEGLMSYSGFFAERDMIELAKDGEPDKGSWFVPAERAGEYDEKHLVMRVDPVTGHRRKITHRKGSFVFRLSGRDRQRSASYYTPEVLTRCVVKHSLAELLPDDEEWKAQRILDLTICEPALGSGAFLNEAINQLARKYLERRQEELKTSIPPDQYADELQKVKAHLALHRCYGVDLNRTAVELAEVSLWLNVMHPGLQGPWFGLHLRRGNSLVGARRATYDFTALNKAKQSWLKTPPTERHLAEGDIEFGEIHHFLLPAHGWGAVAETKQAKELAKDAADALKLWSKEIKKKPAIGQLGRLRALARRVERLWELTIRRLEISEREVARHIDVWQAERLPETAGAVSRQEVESALNDPERPYRRLRLVMDAWCALWFWPLNSDAPPPSLDEWIATLEDLLGTEPKAARKAQGDRLGLFGEIESFADLQDADDNERIMHQMKPVLQTMLARPWLGIVREIADREGFFHWELDYAHIFKQGGFDLQVGNPPWVRPTWEDDTALAEFDPFFKLEDRIPDAVFRDHRKVALASQRRTARYLNDVTSWVGLTEHVGSTVDHPVLAGLKINLYTNFVERVWRSSSAIGISGLLHPEGHYSDPRAGTLRMEAYRRLRLHAQFGNNLLLFAEVDNKESFGVNIYGQPRVVEFRNIARIVRPEILDESLVHDGFGEIPGIQFPQGGWDLRPHSSRIVRVDEKTLQIWGRLFDPPGSPWTEARLMRPLVAEHQEILEAISRQRVRLADIGFNWSLCWDEGQAKKDGYIVWDTHLPGSWDGVILQGPHFTSATPLARQPNLNCRSNKDYSPFDFEALDREVLPRTNYRRACDIATFRQAISLWDGRPFTDVWRLAWRNMVSADNERSLHAAIIPPGPTHVHAVHSLALESKHNTVINAGLWSSLPYDYLVKVSGMSKVAKETVDRFPLPIGHPARPWLASRALRLNCLTADYAPLWEELYETGFAEDGWTPPFTDRPALGVAEREWTMATPLRFDFDRRAALVEIDALAALMLGLTAEQLCLMYRAQFAVLRKYEYAMYFDAQGRKIAKDHHAMGVKQQKDDYKILHAWVADRGLDCDAPPELADRYRGPFRKPDREAEMRAAYAEFARRLGLDPETGAELAEPPGGVKLAGTPSGAVERAGA; this is encoded by the coding sequence GTGTTCGACTCGATCCACAACGTCGGCGAGTTCCTGTCGGACCACTGGCTGGCTTCGGTCTTCCCGGGACAGCTGCGCACCCTCACGAAGGAATGGTCCGAGCGGGACGCGCACGGCAAGCCCAGCCCGCTGCGGGGGCTGGTTGCCGCGTCCGGCCCGTTCGCCAAGGCGAAGGGTCGGCTCCCCGAACCGCGCCAGGACGCCGAGGCCCGCGTCTCGCGGGCGCGGGCGGTGGCGGGCGCGGCCGAGCTGGTCGAGGCGGCCGGGGCGCTGCACGACCTGCTGCTGACGGCGGCCGGCTTCGATGTGAAGCGCCAGGAGCTGACGACCGAGCACGGCGGCCTGGAACTGGCCGTCCCCCTCACCGTCCGCGCCCAGAGCCACAGCGGCGAGGCGCTGCACATCCTGGAGGCCCTTCCGGCGGCCGGCGAGGACGACCTGTTCGACCGCGACGGCGCTGGACGGCTGCTGCGGCCCCTACGGGTGATCCGCAGCGCGGAGAACGTCCAGGAGATCGCCGCGGTCACCGAGGCGCTCTCCACGCTGTTCCTGTCGGCGAGCCCGCCGCGGTACGCGATGGTCGTCGCCGGCGGGTGGCTCCTGCTGACCGATGCCGCACGCTGGAGTGAGGGCCGCTACCTGGTCTTCGACGCCGACACGGCGCTGGCCCGCCGGCAGGACACGGCCAGTGGCGAGCTGGCCTGGCACGCCGGGCTGTGGTCGGCGGACGTCCTGCTCCCCGCCGGGGACGAGCCGGCCTCCCGCCTCGACGGCTACCTCGACGAGTCGGTGAAGCACGCGGTCGGCGTCAGCAAGGACCTGCGGGAGGGCCTGCGCGAGTCCGTCGAGATCCTGGCGAACGAGGTCGTCGCCCAGCGGCGCGCCCAGGGCCTGCCGGTGGAGGACCTCCCGGAGCTGCCGCGGGAACTGGTCGCCCAGAGCCTGCGCTTCCTCTACCGGATCCTGTTCCTGCTGTATGCCGAGGCCCGGCCCGAGCTGGGGGTGCTGCCGGTCGGCGCGCCGGAGTACGGCGCCGGCTACGGCCTGGACCGGCTGCGGGACCTCCTCCAGGTCAAGCTGACCTCCCCGGCCATGCGCGACGGCCGCCACCTGCACGAGTCGCTGAAACTCCTGTTCGGCCTGGTGAACAACGGCCACCGCTACCGCAACGGCGCCGGTGACGACCGGGCCGACGACGGGCTGCGCTTCGAGCCGCTGAAGTCCGACCTGTTCGACCCCGGGCACGCACCCCTCGTCGACACGCTGCCGCTGCGCAACGAGGCGTTGCAGCAGATCCTCGCCCTGCTGCTGCTGTCCAAGGAACGCAAGGGCCGCGACCGCGGCTTCGTCTCCTACGCGCAGCTCGGGATCAACCAGCTCGGCGCCGTCTACGAGGGCCTGATGTCCTACAGCGGTTTCTTCGCTGAGCGGGACATGATCGAGCTGGCCAAGGACGGGGAGCCGGACAAGGGCTCCTGGTTCGTCCCGGCGGAACGCGCCGGCGAGTACGACGAGAAGCATCTCGTGATGCGGGTCGACCCGGTGACCGGCCACCGACGGAAGATCACGCACCGAAAGGGCAGCTTCGTCTTCCGGCTCTCCGGCCGCGACCGCCAGCGCAGCGCCTCCTACTACACCCCCGAGGTGCTGACCCGCTGCGTCGTGAAGCACTCCCTGGCCGAGCTGCTGCCCGACGACGAGGAATGGAAGGCGCAGCGAATCCTCGACCTGACCATCTGCGAACCGGCACTGGGCAGCGGTGCCTTCCTCAACGAGGCGATCAACCAGCTCGCCCGTAAGTACCTGGAGCGGCGTCAGGAGGAGCTGAAGACCTCCATCCCGCCGGACCAGTACGCCGACGAGCTGCAGAAGGTCAAGGCCCACCTCGCGCTGCACCGCTGCTACGGCGTCGACCTGAACCGCACCGCGGTCGAGCTCGCCGAGGTCTCGCTGTGGCTGAACGTGATGCATCCGGGTCTGCAGGGCCCGTGGTTCGGCCTGCACCTGCGGCGCGGCAACTCCCTCGTCGGCGCGCGGCGCGCCACCTACGACTTCACCGCTCTGAACAAGGCGAAGCAGAGCTGGTTGAAGACGCCGCCGACGGAGCGGCATCTCGCCGAGGGCGACATCGAGTTCGGCGAGATCCACCATTTCCTGCTGCCGGCGCACGGCTGGGGGGCGGTCGCCGAGACCAAGCAGGCCAAGGAACTCGCCAAGGACGCCGCCGACGCCCTGAAGCTGTGGTCGAAGGAAATCAAGAAGAAGCCGGCCATCGGTCAGCTCGGCCGGCTGCGAGCCCTGGCCCGCCGGGTCGAGCGGCTGTGGGAGCTGACGATCCGCCGGCTCGAGATCAGCGAACGCGAGGTCGCCCGGCACATCGACGTCTGGCAGGCGGAGCGGCTGCCCGAGACCGCCGGTGCCGTCTCCCGCCAGGAGGTCGAGAGCGCCCTCAACGATCCGGAACGGCCCTATCGGCGGCTGCGCCTGGTAATGGACGCCTGGTGCGCCCTGTGGTTCTGGCCGCTGAACTCGGACGCACCGCCGCCGAGCCTCGACGAATGGATCGCAACCCTCGAGGACCTGCTCGGCACCGAGCCGAAGGCGGCCCGGAAGGCCCAGGGCGACCGCCTCGGCCTGTTCGGCGAGATCGAGTCCTTCGCCGACCTTCAGGACGCGGACGACAACGAGCGAATCATGCACCAGATGAAGCCGGTGCTCCAGACGATGCTCGCCCGCCCCTGGCTCGGAATCGTCCGCGAGATCGCCGACCGCGAAGGCTTCTTCCACTGGGAACTCGACTACGCCCACATCTTCAAGCAAGGCGGCTTCGACCTCCAGGTAGGCAACCCCCCCTGGGTCCGCCCCACCTGGGAAGACGATACGGCTCTAGCCGAGTTCGACCCCTTCTTCAAACTTGAGGATAGGATTCCGGACGCCGTCTTCCGGGACCATCGAAAGGTAGCGCTAGCCTCGCAGCGCCGCACGGCCCGCTATCTGAACGATGTGACATCTTGGGTGGGCCTAACGGAGCATGTCGGCTCGACGGTTGACCATCCAGTCCTCGCCGGTCTTAAGATAAATCTTTATACGAATTTCGTTGAGCGAGTTTGGCGCTCCAGTAGTGCGATTGGCATCTCTGGTCTATTGCATCCTGAAGGGCATTACTCGGATCCTCGAGCGGGCACATTGCGCATGGAGGCGTATCGGCGCCTCCGCCTCCACGCGCAATTCGGCAACAATCTTCTTCTTTTTGCGGAAGTGGACAATAAGGAATCATTTGGAGTAAATATCTATGGTCAACCAAGAGTTGTCGAGTTCCGAAATATTGCGCGAATTGTCCGGCCCGAAATCCTTGACGAATCTCTAGTTCACGACGGCTTTGGGGAAATACCGGGAATACAGTTTCCGCAAGGCGGCTGGGACCTTCGACCTCACTCTTCGCGTATCGTTCGTGTCGACGAGAAGACTCTGCAGATCTGGGGAAGACTTTTTGACCCACCAGGGTCACCTTGGACCGAGGCCCGACTCATGCGGCCTCTCGTGGCCGAGCATCAGGAAATATTGGAGGCTATCTCACGACAACGAGTGCGGCTTGCGGACATCGGATTTAACTGGTCTCTTTGCTGGGATGAAGGTCAAGCAAAGAAGGATGGCTATATAGTTTGGGACACCCATCTACCGGGATCGTGGGATGGCGTAATACTACAAGGGCCTCACTTCACTTCCGCGACGCCACTCGCACGGCAACCCAACTTGAATTGTAGAAGCAACAAAGACTATTCTCCATTTGATTTTGAGGCCCTGGATCGGGAAGTTCTACCCCGCACGAACTATCGGCGCGCATGTGACATTGCAACCTTCCGTCAAGCGATAAGTCTTTGGGATGGCCGACCCTTCACCGATGTTTGGCGTCTAGCCTGGCGGAATATGGTCAGCGCCGACAATGAGCGGTCGCTTCATGCGGCAATCATTCCGCCAGGGCCGACTCATGTTCACGCTGTCCACTCTCTGGCCCTTGAAAGCAAACACAATACGGTGATCAATGCAGGTCTATGGTCTTCATTGCCGTATGACTATCTCGTCAAGGTGAGCGGTATGAGCAAAGTCGCCAAAGAGACGGTTGATCGCTTTCCGCTACCGATCGGCCACCCCGCGAGGCCATGGCTTGCCTCGCGGGCTCTGCGATTGAATTGCCTGACGGCAGACTACGCGCCGTTGTGGGAAGAACTTTATGAGACGGGTTTTGCCGAGGACGGGTGGACGCCGCCGTTTACGGACCGGCCGGCGCTTGGGGTGGCCGAGCGAGAGTGGACGATGGCGACGCCGTTGCGGTTCGACTTTGATCGGCGGGCGGCGCTGGTGGAGATCGACGCGTTGGCGGCGCTGATGCTCGGGCTGACCGCGGAGCAGTTGTGCCTCATGTACCGGGCGCAGTTCGCGGTGCTGCGCAAGTACGAGTACGCGATGTACTTCGACGCCCAGGGTCGCAAGATCGCGAAGGATCACCACGCGATGGGGGTCAAGCAGCAGAAGGACGACTACAAGATCCTGCATGCCTGGGTTGCGGATCGTGGGTTGGACTGTGATGCGCCGCCGGAGTTGGCGGATCGGTATCGGGGGCCGTTCCGGAAGCCGGATCGGGAGGCGGAGATGCGGGCCGCCTACGCCGAGTTCGCGCGGCGGCTCGGGCTCGACCCGGAGACCGGGGCGGAGCTGGCGGAACCACCGGGTGGGGTGAAGTTGGCGGGGACGCCGAGCGGGGCGGTCGAGCGGGCCGGCGCGTGA
- a CDS encoding DEAD/DEAH box helicase, protein MIPSLLAGETRAGVLEYLTTTFALADDEARAALRQFLEDREHGIFRGPYLRLRTPFRSVDENWRSPLGWLPRDFRPHIHQARAFERLSTDGHNAQPTIVTTGTGSGKTESFLIPILDHCRRARERGEDGIKAILLYPMNALVTDQARRIARLLHDEPALTRVTAGVYIGGTGTHAASSPEHLVDRRDVLREHPPDILLTNYKMLDFLLLRREDATLWQRSAASLRFVVLDEFHTYDGAQGTDVAMLFRRLGATLRVAEPGRPLGRVIPVATSATLGSGTRRDDMRVFAERVFGTPFDADALIGEDRLDPAEVVDRIDFTLPVPKPDEVVAVTEPAADEPASWAELAAVFAGHEDSGAGAPGAPGAPGAPGPSGPADGGGLDLTDPVVLGERLRTHFITRAALQALSATPLTLRDAVDRVAEAGVLSWGVRKAERPDEVASALLRFLALLSYARVRDSAGNPRPLLQVEVQLWIREIRRMLRAVDTRPEFTWWHDGALEIERTWLPAAYCRHCGRSGWQAVAPEVGNVLRRSPLEVWQASVRDRARVRTLLLARDGEADVRHLVTSTLELLDTPDEGTIPVLATPDAEAAADQRCPACGADDAVRFLGSSVATLVSVALTQLFGSDLAANAEKKTLVFTDSVQDAAHRAAFIEGRAFQFNLRSVLLGAIGEGPTSLHAVARGLAGAPAADLYAVTPPDFPRRLGLEGEWLHRPTATLRRILNSRLAFQAQLEFGLRSRLGRTLELTGAVAVDYDVDLDRLALLTRAVHEQLPERGLDGLLPEPAGYVPWLWGLLDRLRTGGGIMHDSLVTYVNRDGDRYPIWGGSRKGMPKFPRGMAAPTFFTSGSGGRWRQFAALNPSGDTATWLTDWTVRCLGVPAREGKALLLRVAAMLAGDEVGVWARRTTGSGAVVYGWDPERILLLPVEDDALAGGRARMRCGVCRYVQPIAPHRRAVVDGAPCPRFRCPGVLAAEAGEPANFYRGMYRSGRVRRIVTHEHTGLLDRALREDVERRFKANSSPIDPNILACTPTLELGIDIGDLGAVTLASLPRTTASYLQRVGRAGRATGNALVLAGVPSGPRDLYYFAEPSHLLDGEVTPPGAYLNATELLYRQFFAYCLDRVAAGDLVLPSPPPNLTGQLVRHGLDPGGWMRRLLDAIAASAADLADGFLDLFGPHLDAASRDSVHQFAAGGVEGMVSRAFGDWLRRERELGDRLVTLQQAINDLERLGHLDDEQKADRRRWIGERKAVRFMLDRMRDTPLLTGLEQMGLLPNYTLIDDRTVLDVSLWWTTDDGEKEYQTAEYQYERGSMTAVGELAPGAAFYARGQRIRIDAVDIGPLDEPLWQAWRLCPNCGWGTSDADAAVSTCPRCGGSGVADTGAVHRMLPLRRVSALHSRDDSVIDDDADDRERVPFTLVSSVDVDPEHVTRAWRLSGVAFGAEYVRRAVVRRINVGPRGRFGQRLSIAGEEVQVPRFPTCVYCGVVNGSQTDNPRGTTRHRGWCATRGGTAERWEDLLLHHDLATQAVRLLLPVSTLRVSERLVSFTGALLLGLRHDFGGDPQHLRVVAVSMPDRQGGTRRYLVLHDMVPGGTGYLDRVGDPERLRALLTAARTHLTDCPCRLEGRAACHRCLLGVVESRDVEYADRAVALDLLGQVLDHWDIDEITSVADINIDQVELTEIELRFAELVRRWVAEQAGADSSATALAGPAGRPELDLRLRLLDGGAIRWRMQAQVPVDLPAGRTIPDFLFTRQDAQSLPIAVYLDGRRYHASVEHNLTDRDARQRRSLRAAGYRVWSLTWDDVEGFARMLDDLGAGADVDDNLVDVVTQNRIRERVADPRLPVVWGNPMTMLVTYLTDPEAALWAEAAVAAALALVASSTTLPSVLTRAGLVSHLAAAGRGDPSPPAAGAGSTPGVGAPGAPGAAGTGSMVWAARTSRRGCPLYVMAERGDVAGTVGLVGVLDDRDEVVGGTEHRAAWIDWLRWANLAQFLPRPRSDSVASRQFADFVTVREADTYDPSLHPLAVAPRSEPGLAVLPAGWEPVLDLVDPTLRPLALVLVRGRPDLSVPEPGWEVGPDNAAWQLELAWPDDRVAVVLDAEPARDAWLDAGGWLIVTWQEGTDPGPAAAQIIDRLGGRPNEGNDLEAEAR, encoded by the coding sequence GTGATTCCGTCGTTGCTGGCGGGGGAGACGCGGGCCGGGGTCCTCGAATACCTGACGACGACGTTCGCGCTCGCGGATGACGAGGCCAGGGCGGCGCTGCGGCAGTTCCTGGAGGACCGCGAGCACGGCATCTTCCGCGGCCCGTACCTGCGGCTGCGCACGCCGTTCCGGTCGGTGGATGAGAACTGGCGCTCACCGCTGGGTTGGCTGCCGCGGGACTTCCGGCCGCACATCCACCAGGCCCGGGCGTTCGAGCGGCTGTCCACCGACGGTCACAACGCCCAGCCGACGATCGTCACCACCGGGACCGGCTCGGGGAAGACGGAGTCGTTCCTGATCCCGATCCTCGACCACTGCCGCCGGGCCCGGGAACGCGGCGAGGACGGCATCAAGGCGATCCTGCTGTACCCGATGAACGCCCTGGTCACCGACCAGGCCCGCCGCATCGCCCGCCTACTGCACGACGAGCCGGCACTCACCCGGGTGACCGCCGGCGTTTACATCGGCGGCACGGGAACGCACGCCGCCAGCTCACCGGAGCATCTCGTCGACCGGCGGGACGTGCTGCGGGAACACCCGCCGGACATCCTGCTCACGAACTACAAGATGCTCGACTTCCTCCTGCTGCGCCGCGAGGACGCGACGCTGTGGCAGCGGTCGGCGGCGTCGCTGCGGTTCGTCGTCCTCGACGAGTTCCACACCTACGACGGCGCCCAGGGTACCGATGTGGCGATGCTGTTCCGCCGGCTCGGCGCGACGCTGCGGGTCGCGGAGCCCGGGCGGCCGCTGGGTCGGGTCATCCCGGTGGCGACGTCGGCGACGCTCGGCAGCGGCACCCGGCGCGATGACATGCGTGTCTTCGCCGAGCGGGTGTTCGGCACCCCGTTCGACGCCGACGCGCTGATCGGCGAGGATCGCCTCGACCCCGCCGAGGTCGTCGACCGCATCGACTTCACCCTGCCGGTGCCGAAGCCCGACGAGGTCGTCGCCGTCACCGAACCGGCCGCCGACGAGCCGGCGAGCTGGGCGGAGCTGGCCGCGGTGTTCGCCGGCCACGAGGACAGCGGCGCCGGTGCCCCCGGTGCCCCCGGCGCCCCCGGCGCCCCCGGCCCCTCCGGCCCTGCCGACGGGGGCGGACTCGACCTCACCGACCCGGTGGTGCTCGGCGAGCGGCTCCGGACCCACTTCATCACCCGGGCCGCCCTGCAGGCGCTGTCCGCCACCCCGCTGACCCTGCGGGACGCCGTCGACCGGGTCGCCGAGGCGGGCGTGCTGTCCTGGGGGGTGCGCAAGGCCGAGCGGCCGGACGAGGTCGCGAGCGCGCTGCTGCGTTTCCTCGCGTTGCTCTCCTACGCCCGGGTGCGCGACAGCGCCGGCAACCCGCGGCCGTTGCTGCAGGTCGAGGTGCAGCTGTGGATCCGGGAGATCCGGCGGATGCTGCGGGCCGTCGACACCCGCCCCGAGTTCACCTGGTGGCACGACGGCGCACTGGAGATCGAGCGGACCTGGCTGCCGGCCGCCTACTGCCGGCACTGCGGCCGGTCGGGCTGGCAGGCGGTGGCGCCCGAGGTCGGCAACGTGCTGCGCCGCTCGCCGCTGGAGGTGTGGCAGGCCAGCGTGCGCGACCGGGCCCGGGTGCGAACCCTGCTGCTCGCCCGCGACGGCGAGGCCGACGTCCGCCACCTGGTGACGAGCACGCTGGAGCTGCTGGACACCCCGGACGAGGGCACGATCCCGGTGCTCGCGACCCCGGACGCGGAGGCCGCCGCCGATCAGCGCTGCCCGGCCTGCGGGGCCGACGACGCCGTCCGGTTCCTCGGCTCCAGCGTCGCCACCCTCGTCAGCGTCGCGTTGACCCAGCTCTTCGGCTCGGATCTGGCTGCCAACGCCGAGAAGAAGACGCTGGTCTTCACCGACTCGGTGCAGGACGCCGCGCACCGGGCCGCCTTCATCGAGGGCCGGGCGTTCCAGTTCAACCTGCGGTCGGTGCTGCTGGGGGCGATCGGGGAAGGACCGACGAGCCTGCACGCGGTCGCCCGCGGGCTGGCCGGGGCCCCCGCCGCCGACCTGTACGCGGTCACCCCGCCGGACTTCCCCCGCCGGCTCGGCCTGGAGGGGGAGTGGTTGCACCGGCCGACCGCCACCCTGCGCCGCATCCTGAACAGCCGGCTGGCCTTCCAGGCCCAACTCGAGTTCGGACTGCGCAGCCGGTTGGGCCGCACCCTGGAGCTGACCGGCGCGGTCGCCGTCGACTACGACGTCGACCTCGACAGGCTGGCCCTGCTCACCCGGGCCGTCCACGAGCAGCTGCCGGAGCGGGGCCTGGACGGCCTGCTGCCCGAGCCCGCCGGTTACGTGCCGTGGCTGTGGGGCCTCCTCGACCGGCTGCGGACGGGCGGCGGGATCATGCACGACTCGCTCGTCACCTACGTCAACCGCGACGGTGACCGTTATCCGATCTGGGGCGGCAGCCGCAAGGGGATGCCGAAGTTCCCCCGGGGCATGGCGGCGCCGACGTTCTTCACCTCCGGCTCGGGCGGACGGTGGCGGCAGTTCGCCGCCCTCAACCCGTCCGGGGACACCGCGACCTGGCTCACCGACTGGACCGTGCGCTGCCTCGGCGTGCCGGCCCGGGAGGGAAAGGCCCTGCTGCTGCGGGTCGCCGCGATGCTGGCCGGCGACGAGGTCGGCGTCTGGGCACGGCGGACGACGGGCAGCGGAGCCGTCGTGTACGGCTGGGATCCGGAGCGGATCCTGCTGCTGCCCGTCGAGGACGACGCGCTGGCCGGCGGGCGGGCGCGGATGCGCTGCGGCGTGTGCCGCTACGTCCAGCCCATCGCGCCGCATCGCCGGGCGGTGGTGGACGGCGCGCCCTGCCCGCGGTTCCGCTGCCCGGGGGTGCTGGCGGCCGAGGCCGGCGAGCCGGCCAACTTCTACCGCGGCATGTACCGCTCGGGCCGGGTGCGGCGCATCGTCACCCACGAGCACACCGGCCTGCTCGACCGGGCCCTGCGGGAGGACGTCGAGCGGCGGTTCAAGGCGAACAGCTCACCCATCGACCCGAACATCCTCGCCTGCACGCCGACGCTGGAACTCGGTATCGACATCGGCGACCTGGGCGCGGTCACGCTGGCGTCGCTGCCGCGGACGACCGCGAGCTACCTGCAGCGGGTCGGCCGGGCCGGGCGGGCGACCGGCAACGCGCTCGTCCTCGCCGGGGTGCCCAGCGGGCCCCGGGATCTCTACTATTTCGCCGAGCCGTCGCATCTGCTCGACGGTGAGGTGACCCCGCCCGGCGCCTACCTGAACGCCACCGAGCTGCTCTACCGGCAGTTCTTCGCCTACTGCCTGGACCGCGTCGCCGCCGGCGACCTGGTGCTGCCGAGCCCGCCGCCGAACCTGACCGGCCAGCTCGTCCGGCACGGCCTCGACCCCGGCGGATGGATGCGCCGGCTGCTCGACGCGATCGCCGCCTCGGCCGCGGACCTGGCGGACGGCTTCCTCGACCTGTTCGGCCCGCACCTGGATGCCGCCAGCCGGGACAGCGTCCACCAGTTCGCCGCCGGCGGGGTGGAAGGGATGGTCTCCCGGGCGTTCGGCGACTGGCTCCGGCGCGAACGCGAACTCGGTGACCGTCTGGTCACCCTGCAGCAGGCGATCAACGATCTGGAGCGGCTGGGTCACCTCGACGACGAGCAGAAGGCCGACCGCCGCCGCTGGATCGGGGAGCGCAAGGCCGTCCGGTTCATGCTCGACCGGATGCGCGACACCCCGCTGCTCACCGGCCTGGAACAGATGGGCCTGCTGCCCAACTACACCCTGATCGACGACCGGACCGTCCTCGACGTCTCGCTGTGGTGGACCACCGACGACGGCGAGAAGGAGTACCAGACCGCCGAATACCAGTACGAGCGCGGCAGCATGACCGCCGTCGGGGAGCTCGCGCCCGGCGCAGCCTTCTACGCCCGTGGCCAGCGGATCCGCATCGACGCCGTCGACATCGGACCGCTCGACGAGCCGCTGTGGCAGGCGTGGCGGCTGTGCCCGAACTGCGGGTGGGGCACCTCGGACGCCGACGCGGCCGTCTCCACCTGCCCCCGCTGCGGCGGCAGCGGCGTCGCCGACACCGGCGCGGTGCACCGGATGCTGCCGCTGCGCCGGGTGTCCGCGCTGCACAGCCGGGACGACTCCGTCATCGACGATGACGCGGACGACCGGGAGCGGGTGCCGTTCACCCTGGTGTCCAGCGTCGACGTCGACCCGGAGCACGTCACGCGGGCCTGGCGGCTGAGCGGTGTCGCCTTCGGCGCGGAGTATGTGCGCCGCGCGGTGGTCCGCCGGATCAACGTCGGGCCGCGGGGCCGGTTCGGGCAGCGGCTGTCCATCGCCGGCGAGGAGGTGCAGGTACCGCGGTTCCCGACCTGCGTCTACTGCGGGGTCGTCAACGGCAGCCAGACCGACAATCCGCGCGGCACCACCCGGCACCGCGGCTGGTGCGCGACCCGCGGGGGCACCGCCGAGCGGTGGGAGGACCTGCTGCTGCACCACGATCTCGCCACCCAGGCGGTCCGGTTGCTGCTGCCGGTCTCCACCCTGCGGGTGTCCGAACGGCTGGTGTCGTTCACCGGCGCGCTGCTGCTCGGGCTCCGCCACGACTTCGGCGGTGACCCGCAGCACCTGCGGGTGGTCGCGGTCAGCATGCCCGACCGGCAGGGCGGCACCCGGCGCTACCTGGTCCTGCACGACATGGTGCCCGGCGGCACCGGCTACCTGGACCGCGTCGGCGATCCGGAGCGGCTGCGCGCCCTGCTGACCGCGGCGCGCACCCATCTCACCGACTGCCCGTGCCGGCTCGAGGGCCGGGCGGCCTGCCACCGCTGCCTGCTCGGCGTCGTCGAATCCCGCGACGTCGAGTACGCCGACCGGGCCGTCGCGCTCGACCTGCTCGGCCAGGTGCTCGACCACTGGGACATCGACGAGATCACCAGCGTCGCCGACATCAACATCGACCAGGTCGAACTGACCGAGATCGAGCTGCGCTTCGCCGAGCTCGTCCGCCGCTGGGTAGCCGAGCAGGCCGGCGCCGACAGCTCCGCGACGGCGCTGGCCGGGCCGGCCGGGCGCCCCGAGCTCGACCTGCGGCTGCGGCTGCTCGACGGCGGCGCCATCCGGTGGCGGATGCAGGCCCAGGTGCCGGTCGACCTGCCCGCCGGGCGCACCATCCCCGACTTCCTGTTCACCCGGCAGGACGCGCAGAGCCTGCCGATCGCCGTCTACCTCGACGGCCGGCGCTACCACGCCTCCGTCGAGCACAACCTCACCGACCGCGACGCCCGGCAACGGCGCTCCCTGCGGGCCGCCGGCTACCGGGTCTGGTCGCTGACGTGGGACGACGTCGAAGGCTTCGCACGGATGCTCGACGACCTCGGCGCGGGCGCGGACGTCGACGACAACCTGGTCGACGTCGTGACGCAGAACCGGATCCGGGAGCGGGTGGCTGACCCGCGGCTGCCGGTCGTCTGGGGGAACCCGATGACGATGCTGGTCACCTACCTGACCGATCCGGAGGCCGCGCTGTGGGCGGAGGCGGCGGTGGCGGCAGCCCTGGCCCTCGTCGCGTCGAGCACCACGTTGCCCTCGGTGCTGACCCGGGCCGGCCTGGTGAGCCACCTGGCCGCCGCGGGGCGCGGTGACCCCTCGCCGCCGGCTGCCGGTGCTGGCAGCACGCCGGGGGTCGGCGCCCCTGGCGCCCCTGGCGCGGCTGGCACCGGATCGATGGTGTGGGCGGCTCGGACCTCGCGCCGGGGCTGCCCGTTGTACGTGATGGCCGAGCGCGGCGACGTGGCCGGTACGGTCGGGCTGGTGGGCGTTCTCGACGATCGGGACGAGGTCGTCGGTGGCACCGAACATCGCGCCGCGTGGATCGACTGGCTGCGGTGGGCCAACCTCGCCCAGTTCCTGCCCCGCCCCCGCTCGGACAGTGTGGCCTCGCGGCAGTTCGCGGACTTCGTCACCGTCCGGGAAGCCGACACCTACGATCCGTCGCTGCATCCGCTGGCGGTGGCTCCCCGCAGCGAGCCCGGTCTGGCGGTGCTGCCCGCCGGTTGGGAACCGGTGCTGGACCTGGTCGACCCGACGCTGCGGCCGCTCGCGCTCGTCCTCGTTCGCGGTCGGCCGGATCTTTCCGTGCCCGAGCCTGGTTGGGAGGTCGGACCGGACAACGCGGCCTGGCAGCTCGAACTCGCCTGGCCCGACGACCGGGTGGCCGTGGTCCTGGACGCCGAGCCGGCCCGGGACGCGTGGCTGGACGCCGGCGGCTGGCTGATCGTGACATGGCAGGAAGGAACCGATCCGGGACCGGCAGCGGCCCAGATCATCGACCGGCTGGGTGGCCGGCCCAATGAAGGCAACGACCTGGAGGCGGAGGCCCGGTGA